The following proteins are co-located in the Polystyrenella longa genome:
- a CDS encoding DUF1559 family PulG-like putative transporter yields MFHLYRCSMCAFAMLFFIGCSTEPDTPTTTESQESSVQTDPLPEVVIEPEEMLPEKGPAAAVEPSSKAPVKTSEMKTDGDVMTLTIPESSEEMQPLGAGMLVSLSEEGELKVNNWETRDAKFSPELEAEYFLLSINRESPGYLTKGHFTQLPEEGSATLKLDKGYSEFLENAPVIVFNPKAATPEFMKQFSGMVPLNDPNKEDSGDADPIEAARTQAQVSQSRNNLKQIGLAFHNYHDLYGCFPPGVLYGPDGKPWHSWRTLLLPFLEQQNLYDTYDITQPWDSETNMKVLDVIVPVYSDPLRGENPDNYTHYISTVGEKGALNGIEFDGTKEGFEKALFEGTKIQNMTDGTSNTLLVASVASEAEIPWTKPQDVFVNPNVPELNSKDGFSTIDINGTERLIALFCDGSVRVFDGYELGKERLAAYVSAGGGEIIQDVPKDKHPVTYLTITADGENSTASFKRVWE; encoded by the coding sequence ATGTTCCATCTCTACCGTTGTTCCATGTGTGCGTTCGCTATGTTGTTTTTCATCGGATGCAGTACAGAGCCTGATACACCTACTACAACTGAATCTCAGGAATCGTCCGTCCAAACTGACCCTTTACCGGAAGTCGTAATTGAACCAGAAGAGATGCTGCCGGAGAAAGGCCCGGCTGCTGCTGTGGAACCCAGTTCAAAAGCACCAGTGAAAACGAGCGAGATGAAAACGGACGGCGACGTGATGACGCTGACCATTCCTGAATCGTCCGAAGAGATGCAGCCGTTGGGAGCAGGCATGCTCGTATCACTCAGCGAAGAGGGCGAATTGAAAGTGAACAACTGGGAAACTCGAGACGCAAAATTCTCTCCTGAACTGGAAGCTGAATACTTCCTGCTCTCCATCAATCGCGAATCGCCCGGTTATCTAACCAAAGGACATTTCACGCAACTGCCCGAAGAAGGTTCAGCAACATTAAAACTGGATAAAGGTTACTCCGAGTTCCTCGAAAACGCGCCGGTGATCGTATTCAATCCCAAAGCCGCGACGCCAGAGTTCATGAAGCAGTTTTCAGGAATGGTGCCGTTGAACGATCCCAATAAAGAAGACTCTGGTGATGCAGATCCAATTGAAGCCGCTCGAACCCAGGCACAGGTATCTCAGTCACGCAATAACTTGAAGCAGATTGGGTTGGCGTTTCACAATTACCATGACCTATACGGTTGCTTTCCTCCCGGCGTACTTTATGGTCCCGATGGGAAACCCTGGCACAGTTGGCGAACGCTGCTGCTTCCCTTCCTGGAACAACAGAATCTGTATGACACGTACGATATCACGCAGCCCTGGGATAGCGAAACGAACATGAAAGTTCTGGACGTTATAGTTCCGGTTTATTCGGATCCGTTACGTGGTGAAAACCCGGATAACTACACCCACTATATTTCCACTGTTGGTGAAAAAGGAGCCTTGAATGGGATTGAGTTCGATGGAACTAAAGAAGGCTTTGAAAAGGCATTATTCGAAGGAACCAAAATCCAGAATATGACCGACGGAACTTCGAATACGTTGCTAGTCGCTTCGGTCGCTTCGGAAGCGGAAATTCCCTGGACGAAACCACAGGACGTATTCGTGAATCCCAATGTGCCCGAATTAAACTCAAAAGATGGATTTTCGACGATCGACATCAATGGAACAGAACGACTGATCGCTCTCTTCTGCGATGGTTCTGTACGAGTGTTTGATGGCTATGAACTTGGCAAAGAACGCCTGGCGGCCTATGTCTCCGCGGGCGGTGGTGAGATTATTCAGGATGTTCCCAAAGATAAACATCCGGTGACCTATCTCACGATTACTGCCGATGGCGAAAACTCGACAGCCAGCTTTAAACGAGTTTGGGAATAA
- a CDS encoding metal-dependent hydrolase, which translates to MSVQIEFLGHSTFEIRSGEHRILIDPFLTGNPQAKKTAEEMNPTVIVITHGHGDHVGDTVEIAKRTGALVIANYEIAEWLTAQGVKNVHAQHQGGGFQHPFGYLKLTVAHHGSMLPDGSNGGSPCGLLFKLPGKTIYVAGDTALFSDMKLIGEAELDLAILPIGDNFTMGPDDSLQAIRFLDPKLVIPCHYNTWPPIEQNPHDWAIRVGGETDAKAKVMEVGDVITV; encoded by the coding sequence ATGAGTGTTCAAATTGAATTCCTGGGGCACAGTACGTTTGAAATTCGGTCAGGAGAACACCGAATTTTAATCGACCCCTTCTTAACCGGTAATCCGCAAGCGAAGAAGACAGCGGAAGAGATGAATCCGACCGTCATCGTAATAACGCATGGTCATGGAGATCATGTCGGTGACACGGTGGAAATTGCCAAACGAACCGGTGCACTGGTGATCGCGAATTATGAGATTGCCGAATGGCTCACTGCTCAAGGCGTCAAAAACGTGCATGCTCAACATCAGGGAGGCGGCTTCCAGCATCCTTTCGGATACTTGAAACTGACGGTCGCACATCACGGTTCCATGTTGCCCGATGGCTCAAACGGCGGAAGTCCATGTGGTTTGTTATTCAAACTCCCCGGGAAAACAATCTATGTTGCTGGTGACACGGCACTCTTCTCCGACATGAAACTGATCGGCGAAGCGGAACTCGATCTGGCGATTCTGCCTATCGGCGATAACTTCACGATGGGACCAGATGATTCGTTACAGGCGATCCGGTTCCTTGATCCCAAACTCGTCATCCCCTGTCATTACAACACGTGGCCTCCTATCGAACAGAACCCGCACGACTGGGCGATCCGTGTTGGCGGCGAGACGGATGCCAAGGCGAAAGTGATGGAAGTGGGCGACGTGATTACTGTTTAA